From the Streptococcus sp. 29887 genome, one window contains:
- a CDS encoding peptidylprolyl isomerase translates to MKKRLFLALASTILLTACASNSTTSTEQSSSSSSSSTLATTTDTTASSKYAKDLAYAINNPDASFPQLSSEVAENEAAVTIKTTQGDITIKLFPEQAPLTVENFLTHAKNGYYNGTIFHRVIKDFMIQGGDPLGNGTGGESIWAGKGTTIDAGYGFKDEISAFLYNIRGSLSMANAGAGTNGSQFFINQNTTDMSSQLSSSKYPTKIVDAYKNGGNPNLDGKHTVFGQVIEGMDIVDKIAAVETDSSDKPKTDVKIEAIEILKDYTFE, encoded by the coding sequence ATGAAAAAACGACTATTTCTTGCTCTTGCATCTACAATTTTATTAACAGCCTGTGCAAGCAATTCCACTACCAGCACTGAACAATCAAGCTCATCTAGCTCCAGCTCGACCCTGGCAACCACCACGGACACAACTGCGTCTAGTAAGTATGCCAAAGACTTAGCCTACGCCATCAACAATCCCGATGCTAGCTTTCCACAGCTATCTAGCGAGGTTGCTGAAAACGAGGCGGCTGTAACAATCAAAACTACCCAAGGGGACATCACTATCAAACTCTTCCCTGAGCAAGCACCATTAACGGTGGAAAACTTCCTGACCCACGCCAAAAATGGTTACTACAATGGTACTATTTTCCACAGGGTCATCAAGGACTTCATGATTCAAGGAGGAGATCCTCTAGGAAATGGTACAGGTGGTGAATCTATCTGGGCTGGAAAGGGAACAACTATCGACGCCGGCTATGGTTTCAAAGATGAGATTTCTGCCTTCCTCTACAATATACGCGGTTCATTGTCTATGGCTAATGCTGGCGCAGGAACAAACGGCAGTCAGTTCTTTATCAATCAGAATACAACTGATATGTCAAGCCAACTATCATCTTCAAAGTATCCAACAAAAATCGTTGACGCCTATAAAAACGGTGGAAATCCAAACCTAGATGGCAAGCATACCGTCTTTGGCCAAGTCATCGAGGGAATGGATATTGTGGATAAGATCGCTGCTGTCGAAACAGATAGCAGTGATAAACCAAAAACAGATGTCAAAATTGAAGCTATTGAGATACTGAAAGATTACACCTTTGAATAA